One segment of Pseudophryne corroboree isolate aPseCor3 chromosome 10, aPseCor3.hap2, whole genome shotgun sequence DNA contains the following:
- the LOC134965171 gene encoding C3a anaphylatoxin chemotactic receptor-like: protein MRRGVNSGWETLIFECNGFGIEYNWTENITYSDVYNRFFKESRLISSYFKIFQILSNIFYSITFVLGIPGNGLVIWIAGYKMKKASAVWFLHLAIADFICCASLPLKLGEWALYIDNYVFQRVCKISTVLLYINVCASVNFLVAISIDRCASIMWPIWSKIHRTPNRVRTISVIIWVLSLMLSALHGASYVDNIDISECIGKCFFPAHGKEKKIIRFVTMFMLPFTIILLCYGVILSKLKNVKRPKKSQRSHRIIIAVLTCFFICWFPYYTWPLIPTNYMPWHIDNTINIICVCLAYFNSCINPILYVFIGQDFKESFIKSIPSRLESALNKIST, encoded by the exons ATGCGGAGAGG GGTAAATTCAGGCTGGGAAACTCTTATATTTGAGTGTAATGG GTTTGGAATTGAATACAACTGGACAGAAAATATTACGTACAGTGACGTCTATAACAGGTTTTTCAAAGAGAGCAGATTAATCAGCTCATATTTTAAAATCTTTCAGATCCTGTCTAATATCTTCTACAGCATCACTTTTGTTTTGGGAATTCCAGGGAACGGCTTAGTTATCTGGATTGCTGGATACAAGATGAAGAAAGCCAGCGCTGTATGGTTCCTCCATCTGGCCATAGCTGATTTCATATGTTGTGCATCTCTTCCTTTGAAACTTGGAGAATGGGCTTTGTATATAGATAATTATGTTTTCCAGAGAGTATGCAAAATCAGTACCGTTTTACTGTATATAAACGTGTGTGCTAGTGTTAATTTTCTGGTCGCCATAAGTATTGATCGCTGTGCATCGATAATGTGGCCAATTTGGTCTAAGATTCATAGAACACCAAACCGTGTCCGCACAATTTCAGTAATAATTTGGGTTTTGAGTCTAATGTTAAGTGCTCTTCATGGTGCATCATATGTTGACAATATTGATATTTCTGAGTgtataggaaaatgtttttttccaGCTCATGGAAAGGAGAAGAAAATCATCAGATTTGTCACAATGTTTATGCTTCCTTTCACCATTATTCTGTTGTGTTATGGTGTCATCCTTTCTAAACTTAAAAATGTTAAAAGACCAAAAAAATCTCAGCGATCGCACAGGATTATCATTGCAGTTCTGACATGTTTCTTTATCTGCTGGTTTCCATATTACACTTGGCCATTAATACCAACAAATTACATGCCATGGCACATAGATAATACAATAAATATTATTTGTGTATGCCTGGCTTATTTCAACAGTTGCATTAATCCCATCCTCTATGTCTTCATAGGCCAGGACTTTAAAGAGTCTTTTATAAAATCAATACCTTCCAGGCTGGAAAGTGCTCTAAATAAGATCTCTACTTAA